The following nucleotide sequence is from Larus michahellis chromosome 17, bLarMic1.1, whole genome shotgun sequence.
AAAGCGCTGCTGAACGCCGAGAGCCGCGTGCTGAGAGAAGCCCAGGCCCCTCTCCCGACATACTTTCCTTTCAAACTTCGCTCTTCCCGGCCCGCACGTCTGAGCAGCAGTAACACGTTCTGCGTAAGCCGGACCCGCCGGGCGGCTCAGGGCCGAGAAGCAGCTTTGCGCGTCGCCTGTTCTCACGAGCGTGTTGTGGAAAGGGGAAGAGCTACGGGCGCTCTCACAGGGATTATTAGCTGCCGTTCTCGATCCCTTCCGTGCTGTCACAAAGGACCCGCGGCACTTTGGGGTTTGTGCACGTTGGGGTGCCCTCCGCCCGCCCACAAGCCAGGCGGCTCGGGCCATTCCCTCACGCGCGGATGCTGTGCGATGGCGTGACGCGGGAAACCGGTGCTGACCCCCCGGGCCTGCAGACACCTGCGTGACGGGAACGACGTCAGCTGGAGAGAGATCGGAGACGGCCGTGCCTCGTCCCCAGCGCTCGGGAGGCCGCGCTTACTGAGTGCACCTGACTCCAGCCTGCTTCCCGTCGCATGGAAGGCCTTGTTAAATGCCCCCCAACGCCCCAAGCCATTGCTACCCAACGAGAGTCGTTTCCCAGAGCGTTTCCTTTCGCAACGCTACGAGAGGCTGGTTCCCCCAGCAGCTTATGGCGAGCACAAAAGAAAGGCTGCACGAAAACACCGTCTTCCAACAGAACTGTTTTTATTGTGTAGTGAAAGGCTGCATCTAAAACCAGATGAAGAGGAGTATCAAACAGCGTGTTTTACCTAGGACATACACAGACGCTGCTGAGGCTCGAGCGCGTCGAGGCCTTGCTCGCACAGAAAAGAAGCAGTAACTGAGGCTTCCGTCTGCGTTTTAACTGCCGTTAAGAAAGAAGGTAACTGAAGGGTGCAGCTTCTCGGGAGACTGGCAAACAGAAAAGAACCAGGAGACGCATCTAGTACGtgccacaggctggcgcggcacgaTGAGCAATCAGCTGGCAGTTTTATCGCTTTCTCCGTTCTCTattagtttccttttcttttcatccGTTTTCCTCTTGAAGATGCTATCTCTGTAGAACTGAAGTTCTTTGATGCTTTCCCTGATGTCATCGAGCGCTCTGAAAGAGAATTAAGGAGGGTTTCAGAACGCCTGCGCGCACCTTCGGCTACATCTGGGTTCTACCGCTTCCGAGCAATTCCAGGCTGTAAGAAATCAAACTCTGCCGTGCACGGATCGCACATCTGGCAGGAAGGAGAACCACCCTCACTACTCTCGGCCGCGTGGAAAGCAATAACAGTCCACCAGCGCTGACATGCCAGGGAGTAACGCACAGCTTATTAGTTTATGTCACCGTGGGACAGGGAAGCTCCTGAAAGCCAACAGGTTCTATGGCTTCAACCATTAAAAGCAACTCAATCTGAGACGAGAGAGCGCGGGGCTCCGGAGAcgtgctgccagctcctgctttGGCCACTTCTGCCCGCTCAGACGGCGAGGCCGCAGAGCAGTAATCGTGCCGCGCAGCACGCCGACCCGCGCGCTCCATCCCGACCCCTGCAGCGCTCGTCCCTTCTCCTCGTGTCCCGGAGCCGCCTCTCCTGCCCAgcgcgggcagggcagggcagggcagaggcttCGGGGACTCCTCTGGCCGGGGTGGGGACAGCCCTAGCTCCAAGCGCCCAGCAGCACCTACGGGGAGCCCAGCACACAAGGCGTCCTGCGCTTCTTTCTATGTTTCGTCTGCGCAGGTGAAGGAGTAAATGGATGCACACGCTGCGCATACAGTAAATACGGACCTAGCAAAGCCCACGGACCCCACAGGACCCACCGTCTCCTCCTTTGGGAAGGACTAGAAAACGCAGCTTTCGAGAAGTACGTTTCAATATTGCGCAGAGTCTTTTCTTCCAAAACCTTAAGGCAACTGCAACTTTTAGGGATGTGTCAGATGCTGGCAGGAGCGTAACTCACAATTAATCCCTTCCAGAGGAAGGAGAACAAACTCTGACACGTTGGGAACTCGGGAAATAGCCAGGAACAGAACCCTCATCTCCCCAGACATGGAAAAGTCTTCCAATTTCAGTGGCTCCGCGAACAACTCTGCccaaaacaaggacagaaaaagcCCACTGTGGAGCTACTGTTTTCACGTGATTTCTCACTCCGACGTCTAAGAAGTGACAGATATATCGACGTTGCCAAACCAGCATCTGGGCTTGAACAGTAAACAGAGCAAATCGGAACAGATAAGCAAACTTCTGAGGCTCTGCAGTTTAACGGTCCCTTTCCCGACACTAACCAGGCTTCAGACGGGGAACACAAGCGTACGACAGGCAGTGGAAGcacgccgccaccgcccgccgcAGAAGCAGCACACCAGGAACTGAAAGGAAGCTCCGTATTCTGCTCGTGAGGAGCGTGGCTCCGGCGTGACAACCGTGCTCTCTTACAGACAAAAGCAGAAGTCTCACCTGTGAGAAGCCGCCTTCTTTGGTGCAAACTCGTATTCTTCTGGATACCAGCGCCTGTAGGTGGAAAAAAGTGCtacttaaaaaaggaaagtgggATACCAAAACTCgtccaggggctgctgcaggtTTGTCACAACTGGCGAAAGAATTTCGGTTTCACTGGCAGCCAGAGAAGCCACAACCCTGCGAGTCCCCGTGCTGCAGCCTCCAGAGCAGCCGCTCGGGGAGCAGGTCACGGCTGCTCCTGCGCGTCCCCGAACAGAGCGGAGCaaagcaggaggtgctgcaggcagccctctcccagcagcccttCACCTCGCCTTGGAAGAGCTCGCGTCAGCGCCACTGAACAGCCTTCCCTCGGTTATCTGTCTTTCATATGACTGCTTAATTTGGGGAACGTTTACCTGCAAAGTTCTTTGACAGTGCTCACATCAATGATCCTGTAATGAAGATGCCTCATGAACTGAGGCATGTATTTGTCAAGGAATTTCTTATCTGCGTGAACAGAGTTACCTACAAAGACACAAAACGAGACGTTTCTTCAAAGACATTACAAAGCCACCACGAACGACATCTAGACGAGAAGCAGGCTAAGCGAGCCGGGGAAAGATCATAGGGTATGAAAAGCTATGCGCAAGCAGCTCGTTTATCCCCTTTTCTAGGAAATATGATTGTAAAGGTTTGTCAGATTTCCGTTGTGGGATCACACACGGTTTACATCCATAATCCCGCTATTAATTCTTCAGTTACAACTCCTGCAGTTTCCGTCACACAGATAAATATCAAAGTATTACGCAAGAATCGGGTTTTCCGCCACGTGAAGACGGGCATCGGCATTAACTTCTCCTAGCACCAGTCCCAAGACGGCCTGTGAAGGTCCTCACGCAGCGAGGAAAAGACGCCGTGGGGTTTGCTGCTGCTCTTATGGTCGCAGGGTGCTGTCAGCAGTTAGGTCGCCCGCCCCAATTACAACCGTACAGGGAAGCAGTAACGCAAAAAAGAACTGCAGTTTCCTGCAGAAATGACGAGCAATATTTGCCCTAGGGAAGCTGCAGAATGCACGACGCCGTTACTGAGCCTCTCCTTACTCAACAGGTTTGATTTGCGTGCCAGAGCTCAGCAGAGCGCGCTACAGCATCCCCGCCACGTGCAGCAGCGGGCCTTTCGGCATCCAGCTGGGAGCTGCGGGAGGGATGACATCGTTGTTATTAAGAAAGAACGTACTTTACCTGCGAGAGGACAGAGACCCGGTGGTGTCTGTTGCCGTACAAAGGACAGAAACTCATACTCTGCTTGCTGCAACGAAATTTTACTCTCCTTCACAGCCTTAGTAAGGCCAGACTGCAAAAAAGAGCCATCCGTCATAAATCAGAAATACACTGCCAAAGAAGACGCTTCCAGCAATGCTCCAGAGCGGAAGGACCACCCTCTGAGTACTGTCTGTTCCCCGGCGCGCCCAGAAGTACCGACCGAGCTCTGTGGTTCGGTATTCTGGGACGTCCCCTTGCCTTTATTCCCCCCGGCTGCCTCCCCGAGCAGGCCTGACCGACGTGCAGGGCGCCGCTCGGGAAGTACAAATCCACCCAAGTGAAGGCGACCGAAGCGTACCCCTAACAGCACCGATGTTCCTCggatttggttttttgggttggtttttttttctttcccggtTGCTGTGCTTTCCAGGGGTTCTTCTCAATTACCGAGGCATTACGCAAGCCTCGTTCATACACCTGTACCTACGTGATCCAGGAGAGCGTGACATGTCTCTCTGTTGAAGGAGCGGCACTCGCCtctccagcacagagcaggaggtataaataaacagaaataatcagGATCCCGGCTTAAGTGTTTATCAAGATTCCTATAAATCAGAAAagttccttccttcttttttttcaacagttAAATGTCAAATCTGCTCCGAGTGTTCTCAGTGATGTATTTCCATCTGGCTACGCTATATATTTCCACGACTGTGCTGCAAAAAACCTACTTGACAGATCCAAGTGGTGGTTAAAAAATTCATTATGTGGCTGCATTTTCATCTGTATTctaattgcttctcttttcttagtCAATTAAAAATAAGTAGCTCCTCAGGAGCAGCGATAACGAATGCTACCATCTTCAATTCACTCGTGAGCCGAAGCCGAGTTTGAGTCCTcaactggagaaggggaaaagcacCCATCACAGTAAATTAATATTCATTTTCCAAACTCTCGCTAATCCTTCCCGGGGAGCGTGAGATGCCgaagcggggaggaggggaggggttATGGGTGTCTTAAAACTTCACCCTTAACTGAAAACTAACTTGAATTTCAATTCGTAATCGGGGATTGGAAAATCCATTCGCTTTCACGCTGCTGGCAAGGAGGAAGCTTGCTTTGGTGgctgaaagaactgaaaataatctCTTGCTGCAAAAGTTAagccttcagcaaaaaaaaatacactaggCTTACAGTGCTGAGGGGACAGGCAAAAATGACAATGCAACGTTT
It contains:
- the REXO2 gene encoding oligoribonuclease, mitochondrial, which gives rise to MLGGSRAGLGRLRSCGGRLWRGRRRAAGMAGGGMGQRMVWVDLEMTGLDVEKDQILEMACLITDSDLNVLAEGPNLIINQPDELLESMSEWCKEHHGKSGLTKAVKESKISLQQAEYEFLSFVRQQTPPGLCPLAGNSVHADKKFLDKYMPQFMRHLHYRIIDVSTVKELCRRWYPEEYEFAPKKAASHRALDDIRESIKELQFYRDSIFKRKTDEKKRKLIENGESDKTAS